From Enhydrobacter sp., the proteins below share one genomic window:
- the paaG gene encoding 2-(1,2-epoxy-1,2-dihydrophenyl)acetyl-CoA isomerase PaaG: MEETPVLAALDGGVLTLTLNRPQRLNAMSQALIGSLREQIERARGDAAIRAVLLTGTGRGFCAGADLAAAGTGSIGPDGKPDVGAVMEKLYNPLIRSIRDLPKPVVAAVNGVAAGGGANLALACDIVLAGRSARFDQAFVRISLIPDLGGTWFLPHTVGDARARALAMLGTSVPAEQAERMGMVWQVLDDDRLMDEAGKLARRLASGPTLSYAAIKRAMNAAGTNTLDRQLDLERDFQRELGRSADFKEGVAAFLAKRPANFTGR; encoded by the coding sequence ATGGAAGAGACGCCCGTTCTCGCCGCCCTCGACGGCGGCGTGCTCACCTTGACCCTCAATCGGCCGCAACGGCTCAATGCCATGAGCCAGGCCCTGATCGGCTCGCTACGGGAGCAGATCGAGCGCGCCCGCGGCGATGCCGCGATCCGTGCCGTACTGCTGACCGGCACGGGCCGTGGCTTCTGCGCCGGTGCCGATCTCGCCGCGGCCGGCACGGGCTCCATCGGCCCGGACGGCAAGCCCGATGTCGGCGCCGTCATGGAGAAGCTCTACAATCCGCTGATCCGCTCGATCCGCGACCTGCCCAAGCCGGTGGTCGCGGCGGTCAACGGCGTGGCGGCGGGCGGCGGCGCCAACCTTGCGCTGGCCTGCGACATCGTCCTGGCGGGCCGTTCGGCGCGCTTCGACCAGGCCTTCGTGCGCATCTCGCTGATCCCCGATCTGGGCGGCACCTGGTTCCTGCCGCACACGGTGGGCGACGCGCGGGCGCGGGCGCTGGCGATGCTGGGCACGTCCGTTCCGGCCGAGCAGGCCGAGAGGATGGGCATGGTCTGGCAGGTGCTGGACGACGACAGGCTGATGGACGAGGCGGGCAAGCTCGCACGCCGACTCGCCTCGGGTCCGACGCTGTCCTACGCCGCGATCAAGCGGGCCATGAACGCCGCGGGCACGAACACGCTCGATCGTCAGCTCGATCTCGAGCGCGATTTTCAGCGCGAGCTCGGCCGCAGCGCCGACTTCAAGGAGGGCGTCGCCGCCTTCCTCGCCAAGCGGCCGGCCAACTTCACGGGGCGATGA
- the paaG gene encoding 2-(1,2-epoxy-1,2-dihydrophenyl)acetyl-CoA isomerase PaaG, whose protein sequence is MTYNTILVARTDSLATITLNAPDKLNAVSRRMIAELKQCWEELAADQAVRAVLLTGAGRGFCAGADLADPDRDAGATADSGAALEKYFNPVIRLMRTIPKPVVSAVNGVAAGVGMSFALASDIAIAAKSASFLQAFARIGLLPDGGSTWFLPRLVGDQRARALAMLAPQIPAETAREWGLIWDVVDDTALMPTATELARKLADGPTLALAKIKSALGQASGNDLSRQLDVERDYQSQLGRSEDFKEGVAAFLAKRKANFKGK, encoded by the coding sequence ATGACCTACAACACCATTCTCGTTGCCAGGACCGACAGCCTTGCGACCATCACGCTGAACGCGCCCGACAAGCTCAACGCCGTGTCGCGCCGGATGATCGCCGAGCTCAAGCAATGCTGGGAGGAATTGGCGGCCGACCAGGCCGTGCGTGCCGTGTTGCTGACCGGCGCCGGCCGCGGCTTCTGCGCCGGCGCCGACCTGGCCGACCCCGATCGCGATGCGGGCGCCACCGCCGATTCGGGCGCGGCCCTGGAGAAGTACTTCAATCCGGTCATCCGGCTGATGCGCACCATCCCCAAGCCCGTCGTGTCGGCGGTGAACGGCGTCGCGGCGGGCGTCGGCATGAGCTTCGCGCTCGCCTCGGACATCGCCATTGCGGCAAAGTCGGCGTCGTTCCTGCAGGCTTTCGCCCGCATCGGGCTCTTGCCCGACGGCGGCAGCACATGGTTCCTGCCGCGCCTCGTGGGCGACCAGCGGGCGAGGGCGCTCGCCATGCTGGCACCGCAGATCCCGGCCGAGACGGCCAGGGAATGGGGCCTGATCTGGGACGTCGTCGACGATACCGCCTTGATGCCGACGGCGACCGAACTGGCGCGCAAGCTCGCCGACGGCCCGACCCTGGCCCTGGCGAAGATCAAGTCGGCTCTCGGCCAGGCGAGCGGCAACGATCTGTCGCGCCAGCTCGACGTCGAGCGCGACTACCAGAGCCAGCTCGGCCGCAGCGAAGACTTCAAGGAAGGCGTCGCCGCCTTCCTCGCCAAGCGCAAGGCCAACTTCAAGGGGAAATAG
- a CDS encoding SMP-30/gluconolactonase/LRE family protein encodes MTTPHKEITSGLLFPEGPIAMPDGSVILVEIARETLTRITPDGKHHVVAKLGGGPNGAAMGPNGKIYVTNNGGFNWIKRPDGRLFPGTAPDTYKGGSIQVVDPETGKFETLYESCNGRRLNGPNDLVFDKDGGFWFTDLGKTREYDSDRGAVYYAKADGSKIEQKVFPLERPNGCGLSPDEKTLYVVETPTARLWSFELSAPGTIKDANGPYRGEKGRVVAGLGGYQMFDSLAVDSAGHVCVATLITGAVSDISPDGKSVTQYKLPDPMVTNVCFGGVDLRTAYATLSMTGKLVSFEWPRPGLKLNYLNK; translated from the coding sequence ATGACGACGCCGCACAAGGAGATCACCTCCGGCCTGCTCTTTCCGGAAGGTCCGATCGCGATGCCCGACGGTTCGGTGATCCTGGTCGAGATCGCCCGCGAGACGCTCACGCGCATCACGCCCGACGGCAAGCACCATGTCGTCGCCAAGCTGGGCGGCGGTCCGAACGGCGCGGCCATGGGCCCCAACGGCAAGATCTACGTGACCAACAACGGCGGCTTCAACTGGATCAAGCGCCCGGACGGGCGGCTGTTCCCCGGCACGGCGCCCGACACCTACAAGGGCGGCTCGATCCAGGTGGTCGATCCCGAGACCGGCAAGTTCGAGACGCTCTACGAGTCATGCAACGGTCGCCGGCTGAACGGACCGAACGACCTCGTCTTCGACAAGGATGGCGGCTTCTGGTTCACCGACCTTGGCAAGACGCGCGAATACGACAGCGATCGCGGCGCCGTCTACTATGCCAAGGCCGACGGTTCGAAGATCGAGCAGAAGGTGTTTCCACTCGAGCGGCCGAACGGTTGCGGCCTGTCGCCTGACGAGAAGACGCTCTACGTGGTCGAGACGCCGACCGCGCGCCTGTGGTCGTTCGAACTGAGCGCTCCGGGCACCATCAAGGACGCCAACGGCCCCTATCGCGGCGAGAAGGGCCGGGTCGTCGCGGGTCTCGGCGGCTACCAGATGTTCGATTCGCTGGCGGTCGATTCGGCGGGCCACGTCTGCGTCGCCACGCTCATCACCGGCGCGGTGTCCGACATCTCGCCGGACGGCAAGTCGGTGACGCAGTACAAGCTGCCCGATCCCATGGTCACCAACGTCTGCTTCGGCGGCGTGGACCTGCGCACGGCCTACGCCACGCTTTCCATGACCGGCAAGCTGGTGAGCTTCGAATGGCCACGGCCGGGGCTGAAGCTCAACTATCTGAACAAGTAG
- a CDS encoding malonyl-CoA decarboxylase family protein: MALPFSDTLDRTLDRLRSAFVETARGAREVVGAPLRPDLPDDDVPRLKSRIEACLEGKGGETARRARAAELGQAYLSLTTTGRRRFLLTLARDYGLDRDAALAEVDRWRGSKASPRSLIEALEPPAVRLLHEFVGVPQGVKFVVDLRAELMTLGRSEPAARTLADDLRPLLAAWFDVGFLDLVRIDWRASAALLEKLVAYEAVHAIRSWRDLKNRLDSDRRCFAFFHPRMPDEPLIFVEVALVDGMAGNVQRLLDAKAETVDPRHADTAIFYSISNCQQGLAGISFGNFLIKRVAEQLASDLPNIKDFATLSPIPGLRHHIDARLKNEGDAALTQAEIASLVPVTNEASGAAAVRSLLDRPVWWEVPAINKALRPILTRLAARYLAGTDDKGRALDRVAHFHLGNGAIVERLNWLADVSANGLRQSYAMMVNYRYKLADVDANHEAYATGRVVASREVRALARA, translated from the coding sequence ATGGCCCTCCCGTTCTCCGACACCCTCGATCGCACCCTCGACCGATTGCGCAGTGCCTTCGTCGAGACCGCGCGTGGCGCGCGCGAAGTGGTGGGTGCGCCACTGCGTCCCGACCTGCCGGACGACGATGTGCCGCGCCTCAAGAGCCGCATCGAAGCCTGCCTCGAGGGCAAGGGCGGCGAGACGGCGCGGCGCGCCCGGGCGGCGGAACTCGGCCAGGCCTATCTGTCGCTTACGACGACCGGACGGCGCAGGTTCCTGCTGACCTTGGCGCGCGACTATGGTCTCGACCGCGACGCCGCCTTGGCCGAGGTCGATCGTTGGCGCGGGTCGAAGGCGTCGCCACGGTCTCTGATCGAAGCGCTCGAGCCGCCGGCGGTGCGTCTGCTCCACGAATTCGTGGGCGTGCCCCAGGGCGTGAAGTTCGTGGTCGATCTGCGCGCCGAGTTGATGACGCTGGGCAGGAGCGAACCTGCGGCCCGCACGTTGGCCGATGACCTCCGTCCTCTGCTCGCGGCCTGGTTCGACGTGGGCTTCCTCGACCTGGTGCGCATCGATTGGCGCGCCTCGGCGGCGTTGCTAGAGAAGCTCGTCGCCTACGAGGCCGTCCACGCCATCCGCTCCTGGCGCGACCTGAAGAACCGTCTCGATTCGGACCGCCGCTGCTTTGCCTTCTTTCACCCGCGCATGCCGGATGAGCCCTTGATCTTCGTCGAAGTCGCCCTGGTCGACGGCATGGCGGGCAACGTCCAGCGCCTGCTCGACGCCAAGGCCGAGACCGTCGACCCCCGACACGCCGACACGGCGATCTTCTACTCGATCTCCAATTGCCAGCAGGGCCTTGCGGGGATCAGCTTCGGCAACTTCCTGATCAAGCGCGTCGCCGAGCAGTTGGCGTCCGATCTGCCCAACATCAAGGACTTCGCGACCCTGTCGCCTATCCCCGGTTTACGCCACCATATCGACGCGCGGCTCAAGAACGAAGGCGACGCGGCGCTCACCCAGGCCGAGATTGCGTCGCTGGTGCCTGTCACCAACGAGGCCTCCGGCGCCGCCGCCGTGCGATCGCTGCTCGACCGGCCGGTATGGTGGGAAGTGCCCGCCATCAACAAGGCGCTGCGCCCGATCCTGACGCGGCTGGCCGCGCGCTACCTCGCCGGTACCGACGACAAGGGTCGCGCGCTCGATCGGGTGGCCCACTTCCATCTCGGCAACGGCGCCATCGTCGAGCGCCTCAACTGGCTCGCCGACGTCAGTGCCAACGGGCTCAGGCAGTCCTACGCCATGATGGTCAACTACCGCTACAAGCTCGCCGACGTCGACGCCAACCACGAGGCCTACGCGACCGGCCGGGTCGTCGCCAGCCGCGAGGTCCGCGCCCTCGCCCGGGCGTGA
- a CDS encoding DNA-3-methyladenine glycosylase 2 family protein, producing the protein MAEFGFEPAVAVAHLNAADPALATLIAASGPFAMELKARRSVFVALAEAIVYQQLSNKAAATIFGRLCGHFPRGARGMSAERLLALSDASIRSCGISRPKLKSLRDLARRAASGEIPSLAAARRLDDEEIIDRLTAVHGIGRWSAEMFLMFNLGRPDVLPLGDYSLRKAFAATFRKRSLPSPETLRRAAERWRPYRTVACWYLWNSLSKA; encoded by the coding sequence ATGGCTGAGTTCGGCTTCGAACCGGCGGTGGCGGTAGCGCATCTCAATGCGGCCGATCCTGCCCTGGCCACACTCATCGCAGCTTCCGGACCGTTCGCGATGGAGCTCAAGGCCCGACGGAGCGTGTTCGTCGCCCTTGCCGAGGCCATCGTGTACCAGCAGCTCTCCAACAAGGCAGCGGCCACGATCTTTGGACGGCTGTGCGGCCACTTCCCGCGTGGCGCCCGCGGCATGTCGGCGGAACGGCTGCTCGCCCTCAGCGACGCCAGCATCCGCAGCTGCGGGATCTCCCGCCCCAAACTCAAGTCCCTGCGCGATCTCGCCCGGCGCGCCGCGTCGGGTGAAATCCCGAGCCTCGCCGCGGCCCGCAGGCTGGACGACGAGGAGATCATCGACCGGCTGACGGCGGTGCACGGCATCGGACGCTGGAGCGCCGAAATGTTCCTGATGTTCAACCTGGGACGCCCCGATGTGCTGCCGCTCGGCGACTACAGCCTGCGCAAGGCCTTCGCAGCGACTTTCCGCAAGCGCAGCCTGCCCTCGCCCGAGACGCTGCGGCGAGCCGCCGAGCGCTGGCGCCCCTACCGCACCGTGGCCTGTTGGTATTTGTGGAACAGCCTGAGCAAGGCCTGA
- a CDS encoding methylated-DNA--[protein]-cysteine S-methyltransferase: MTLHFFALFDTPIGACAVRWTGQRIAGLQLPESTPASTRRRALKRWPGARESMPAPDIQRAIDRVVALLRGERIDLGDIELDLSSVPDFHREVYDVARSVPAGQTITYGEIARRLGVPHEAREVGQALGRNPVAIIVPCHRVLGADGKMGGFSAAGGVVTKRRILEIEAAAALSAGPLFVGRAPHNG, encoded by the coding sequence ATGACCCTGCATTTCTTTGCCCTCTTCGACACGCCAATCGGCGCTTGCGCCGTTCGCTGGACCGGGCAGCGCATCGCCGGCCTGCAGTTGCCCGAGTCCACGCCCGCAAGCACCCGTCGCCGGGCCCTCAAGCGCTGGCCCGGAGCGCGAGAGTCGATGCCGGCGCCCGACATCCAGCGGGCGATCGACCGTGTCGTGGCTCTCCTGCGCGGCGAGCGGATCGACCTGGGCGACATCGAACTCGACCTTTCGTCGGTGCCCGACTTCCACCGCGAGGTCTATGACGTGGCACGCAGCGTTCCGGCCGGCCAGACAATCACCTACGGCGAGATCGCAAGGCGCCTCGGCGTGCCGCACGAAGCGCGCGAAGTCGGTCAGGCGCTCGGCCGAAATCCCGTTGCCATCATCGTGCCGTGCCACCGGGTGCTTGGCGCCGACGGCAAGATGGGCGGCTTCTCGGCCGCCGGCGGCGTAGTCACCAAGCGACGTATCCTGGAAATCGAGGCCGCTGCTGCCCTGAGTGCCGGCCCATTGTTCGTCGGCCGAGCGCCGCACAATGGCTGA
- a CDS encoding DUF3419 family protein: MLEWLFERLFRGLVYAQIWKDPAVDLDALALTPNCRVIAIASGGCNVLSYLTAAPGRITALDLSPAHVALNRLKLAAASRLPSWEAFHRFFGAADSDANVVAYDRLIAPHLDRASRRYWEGRSLFQLGRRRISIFARCAHRHGVLGRFIGLGHLAARLHGVDPRLLLSAQTLEEQRRFFEVMLAPLFDKPSIRWVTSSRLSLYGLGIPPAQYDELAQGRDMHRVLRARVERLACGFSLEQNYFAWQAFGRGYPSGPRGPLPPYLRPEHFDTIRSRVDRVEVLNRSFTEYLASCPDSSCDRYVLLDAQDWMTDDQLDALWREIGRTARPEARVIFRTAAEPSLLPGRLAPDLLSRWHYEAELSAALSARDRSAIYGGFHLYVLKS, encoded by the coding sequence TTGCTCGAGTGGCTTTTCGAGAGGCTTTTCCGCGGCCTGGTCTACGCGCAGATCTGGAAAGACCCGGCGGTCGATCTCGACGCTCTCGCGCTGACGCCAAATTGCCGAGTGATCGCCATCGCCTCGGGCGGCTGCAATGTCCTGTCCTACCTGACGGCTGCTCCGGGCCGAATCACGGCGCTCGACCTCAGTCCGGCGCACGTCGCACTCAATCGGCTGAAACTGGCAGCGGCGAGCCGACTGCCGTCCTGGGAGGCGTTCCATCGCTTTTTCGGCGCGGCCGACTCCGATGCCAACGTCGTCGCCTACGATCGGCTGATCGCGCCGCATCTCGATCGGGCCAGCCGTCGCTATTGGGAAGGCCGCAGCCTGTTCCAGCTTGGTCGTCGGCGTATCTCGATCTTTGCCAGATGCGCCCATCGGCATGGGGTGTTGGGCCGCTTCATTGGCCTCGGGCACCTCGCCGCCCGGTTGCACGGCGTCGATCCGCGACTTCTGTTGAGCGCGCAGACTCTCGAAGAGCAACGCCGCTTCTTCGAGGTGATGTTGGCTCCCTTGTTCGACAAGCCGTCGATACGTTGGGTGACTTCCAGCCGGCTTTCACTGTACGGATTGGGTATTCCGCCCGCGCAATATGACGAGCTCGCGCAGGGGCGCGACATGCACCGCGTACTGCGCGCACGCGTGGAGCGCCTCGCCTGTGGCTTCAGTCTCGAGCAGAACTACTTCGCCTGGCAGGCCTTCGGCAGAGGCTACCCGAGCGGCCCCCGCGGACCCCTGCCTCCCTATCTTCGTCCCGAGCACTTCGACACCATCCGTTCCAGGGTCGACAGGGTCGAGGTCCTCAATCGCTCCTTCACGGAGTATCTCGCATCCTGCCCCGATTCGTCGTGCGATCGGTATGTTCTCCTCGATGCTCAGGACTGGATGACCGACGATCAGCTCGACGCCCTGTGGAGGGAGATCGGTCGCACGGCGCGACCTGAGGCGCGGGTGATCTTCCGCACTGCCGCCGAACCGTCGCTGCTGCCCGGCCGACTGGCGCCGGATTTGCTGTCGCGCTGGCACTATGAGGCGGAGTTGTCAGCAGCGCTGTCGGCGCGTGACCGTTCGGCCATTTATGGCGGCTTCCACCTCTACGTATTGAAGTCGTGA
- a CDS encoding class I SAM-dependent methyltransferase, giving the protein MNIAGPATTMDRLYRFQRHIYDPTRKYYLLGRDRLIEGLAPPPGGAVLEIGCGTARNLLWAARLYPEAVCYGIDVSREMLVTASRRVERSGLARRVELAWADATTFDPGATFGRSDFSRIFFSYSLSMIPD; this is encoded by the coding sequence GTGAACATCGCCGGCCCTGCAACGACGATGGACCGGCTTTATCGTTTTCAGCGTCACATCTACGATCCGACCCGCAAATACTATCTCCTGGGGCGCGACCGATTGATCGAGGGCCTCGCCCCGCCGCCTGGCGGGGCGGTGCTGGAGATCGGCTGCGGCACGGCCCGCAACCTGCTGTGGGCCGCCCGTCTCTATCCCGAGGCCGTCTGTTACGGCATCGACGTCTCGCGTGAGATGCTCGTGACTGCCAGTCGGCGAGTCGAGCGATCGGGTCTCGCCCGACGCGTCGAACTGGCGTGGGCGGACGCCACGACATTCGATCCGGGCGCGACATTCGGGCGTTCGGACTTTTCTCGGATTTTCTTCTCCTACAGCCTCTCCATGATCCCGGACTAG
- the pcaF gene encoding 3-oxoadipyl-CoA thiolase produces MTEAYICDAIRTPVGRYNGGLAAVRVDDLAAHPIKALMQRNGSVDWGSVDDVIYGCVNQAGEDNRNVARMAGLLAGLPVEVAGATVNRLCGSGLEAAGHAARAVKLGEADMMIAGGVEGMTRSPYVMGKPEGPFDRGMKLEDTVLGWRFVNPKMKAAYGIDPMGQTAENVATEHQISRTDQDHFAYRSQRRCKAAQDRGFFDKEIVKVCVKKGKAEIVVDKDEHPRGDTTMEILSKLPAAFRDGGSVTAGNSSGINDGACAMIIASEAAARANGLTPRARILGAVSAGVPPRVMGIGPVPATQKLLAKLGLSIGDFDVVELNEAFAAQALAVLRQLGLPDDAEQVNPNGGAIALGHPLGASGGRLMITALNQLEATGGKRALCTMCIGVGQGIALALERV; encoded by the coding sequence ATGACCGAAGCCTATATCTGCGATGCCATCCGTACGCCCGTCGGGCGCTACAATGGCGGCCTCGCCGCGGTTCGTGTCGACGATTTGGCCGCGCATCCGATCAAGGCGCTGATGCAGCGGAACGGTTCCGTCGACTGGGGCTCCGTCGACGACGTCATCTATGGTTGCGTCAACCAGGCCGGAGAGGACAATCGCAACGTCGCGCGGATGGCGGGCCTGCTCGCCGGCCTGCCCGTGGAGGTGGCCGGTGCCACCGTCAATCGCCTGTGCGGTTCCGGCCTCGAGGCTGCGGGCCACGCGGCGCGCGCCGTCAAGCTCGGCGAGGCCGACATGATGATCGCCGGCGGCGTCGAGGGCATGACCCGGTCTCCCTATGTCATGGGCAAACCGGAAGGGCCGTTCGATCGAGGCATGAAGCTCGAAGACACCGTGCTGGGCTGGCGGTTCGTCAATCCCAAGATGAAGGCGGCCTACGGGATCGATCCGATGGGCCAAACGGCCGAGAACGTCGCCACCGAACACCAGATCAGTCGGACCGATCAGGATCACTTCGCCTACCGCAGCCAGCGCCGCTGCAAGGCCGCGCAGGATCGCGGGTTCTTCGACAAGGAGATCGTCAAGGTCTGCGTCAAGAAGGGCAAGGCGGAGATCGTCGTCGACAAGGACGAGCATCCGCGCGGCGACACCACGATGGAGATCCTGTCCAAGCTGCCGGCGGCCTTTCGCGACGGCGGCTCGGTCACCGCCGGCAACTCATCGGGCATCAACGACGGCGCCTGCGCCATGATCATCGCGTCCGAGGCGGCAGCCAGAGCCAACGGCCTGACGCCGCGCGCGCGCATTCTCGGTGCCGTGTCGGCTGGCGTGCCGCCGCGCGTCATGGGCATCGGGCCGGTTCCGGCGACGCAGAAGCTTCTCGCCAAGCTCGGCCTGTCGATCGGGGACTTCGACGTCGTCGAGCTCAACGAGGCGTTCGCCGCGCAGGCCCTCGCCGTGCTGCGTCAGCTCGGTCTGCCCGACGACGCCGAGCAGGTGAACCCGAACGGCGGCGCCATCGCCCTCGGCCACCCGCTCGGTGCGTCGGGTGGCCGCCTGATGATCACGGCCCTCAACCAGCTCGAGGCCACTGGCGGCAAGCGCGCGCTCTGCACCATGTGCATCGGCGTCGGCCAGGGCATCGCGCTCGCGCTGGAGCGGGTTTAG
- the pncA gene encoding bifunctional nicotinamidase/pyrazinamidase, with the protein MPNEALIVVDMQNDFCEGGALAVPGANAIVPLVNRLIGRHDHVVLTQDWHPPSHASFASAWQDATPFSTARFSYGPQTLWPDHCVQQTKGAEFHPDLDVGKAQAIVRKGFHPGIDSYSAFRENDRMTRTGLDGYLKARGFTRLTLCGLALDYCVAWSAIDARQAGFDVAVVLEATAAIDLDGSRNRMLSEMRKAGINLSASA; encoded by the coding sequence ATGCCGAACGAGGCCTTGATCGTGGTCGACATGCAGAACGACTTCTGCGAGGGCGGCGCGCTCGCCGTTCCGGGAGCGAACGCCATCGTGCCCCTTGTCAATCGTCTGATCGGCCGCCACGACCATGTCGTCCTGACGCAGGACTGGCATCCGCCGAGCCACGCCTCCTTCGCCAGCGCCTGGCAGGACGCCACGCCTTTCAGCACTGCCCGGTTTTCCTACGGCCCGCAGACCCTGTGGCCCGATCACTGCGTGCAGCAGACCAAGGGCGCCGAGTTTCATCCCGATCTCGACGTCGGCAAGGCGCAGGCCATCGTGCGCAAGGGGTTCCATCCGGGGATCGATTCCTATTCGGCGTTCCGCGAGAACGACCGCATGACCCGCACCGGCCTCGACGGCTACCTCAAGGCACGCGGCTTCACGCGCCTCACGTTGTGTGGTCTGGCCCTCGACTACTGCGTCGCCTGGTCGGCGATCGATGCCCGGCAGGCGGGCTTCGACGTTGCGGTCGTGCTGGAAGCCACCGCCGCCATCGATCTCGATGGCAGCCGAAATCGCATGCTGAGTGAAATGCGCAAGGCCGGAATCAATTTGAGTGCGTCAGCCTAG
- the tgt gene encoding tRNA guanosine(34) transglycosylase Tgt has translation MSPSFAILGRDGAARRGRLTTAHGMVDTPAFMPVGTAGTVKAMLPQSIAETGAQIVLGNTFHLMLRPGAERVASLGGLHKFMNWPGPILTDSGGFQVMSLAGLRKVDPDGVTFRSPVDGTEHRLTPARAIEIQRLLDADITMSFDECTSWPVEEKQAAVSMRLSMKWALEGRRAFVERAGYGLFGIVQGSVYPDLRLESVEALLAIGFDGYAIGGLAVGEGQATMFRMLDTTVPALPADKPRYLMGVGRPRDIVGAVRYGVDMFDCVMPTRAGRTAQAFTRRGELNLRNARHRDDPRPIDEACACPACRHHSRAYLHHLIRSEEMLGPMLLTWHNLHYYQDIMRGLRGAIEAGALGHWIAAFEREQEQGDIPQP, from the coding sequence ATGAGTCCGTCGTTTGCGATACTCGGCAGGGACGGCGCGGCGCGCAGAGGCAGGTTGACGACTGCGCACGGCATGGTCGACACGCCCGCCTTCATGCCCGTCGGCACCGCCGGAACCGTGAAGGCCATGCTGCCGCAGTCGATCGCCGAGACCGGCGCCCAGATCGTGCTCGGCAACACATTTCATCTCATGCTGCGCCCCGGCGCCGAGCGCGTGGCGTCGTTGGGCGGACTGCACAAGTTCATGAACTGGCCCGGACCGATCCTCACCGACTCTGGCGGCTTCCAGGTGATGTCGCTGGCCGGGCTGCGGAAAGTCGACCCGGACGGCGTGACGTTCCGCTCGCCGGTCGACGGCACCGAACATCGCCTGACGCCGGCGCGCGCCATCGAGATCCAGCGGCTGCTCGACGCCGACATCACCATGTCTTTCGACGAGTGCACGAGCTGGCCGGTCGAGGAGAAGCAGGCCGCCGTCTCGATGCGGCTTTCCATGAAATGGGCGCTCGAGGGCAGGCGGGCGTTCGTCGAGCGGGCGGGCTACGGTCTCTTCGGCATCGTCCAGGGCAGCGTCTACCCCGACCTGCGGCTGGAAAGTGTCGAAGCGCTGCTCGCCATCGGCTTCGATGGCTACGCCATCGGTGGCCTCGCCGTCGGCGAAGGGCAGGCCACGATGTTCCGAATGCTGGACACGACGGTACCGGCGCTGCCTGCCGACAAGCCGCGCTACCTGATGGGGGTCGGGCGGCCGCGTGACATCGTGGGTGCCGTGCGATACGGCGTCGACATGTTCGACTGCGTGATGCCGACGCGTGCCGGCCGAACGGCGCAGGCCTTTACCCGGCGCGGAGAGCTCAACCTGCGCAATGCGCGGCATCGCGACGACCCGCGCCCCATCGACGAGGCGTGCGCCTGTCCGGCGTGCCGCCATCACAGCCGCGCCTATCTGCATCATCTGATCCGCAGCGAGGAAATGCTCGGGCCGATGCTGCTGACGTGGCACAATCTTCACTACTATCAGGACATCATGCGCGGTTTGCGCGGCGCCATCGAGGCCGGCGCACTCGGTCACTGGATCGCCGCATTCGAGAGAGAACAAGAGCAAGGTGACATCCCCCAACCATGA